The following are encoded together in the Rhinopithecus roxellana isolate Shanxi Qingling chromosome 5, ASM756505v1, whole genome shotgun sequence genome:
- the SIX6 gene encoding homeobox protein SIX6, with translation MFQLPILNFSPQQVAGVCETLEESGDVERLGRFLWSLPVAPAACEALNKNESVLRARAIVAFHGGNYRELYHILENHKFTKESHAKLQALWLEAHYQEAEKLRGRPLGPVDKYRVRKKFPLPRTIWDGEQKTHCFKERTRHLLREWYLQDPYPNPSKKRELAQATGLTPTQVGNWFKNRRQRDRAAAAKNRLQQQVLSQGSGRALRAEGDGTPEVLGVAASPAASLSSKAATSAISITSSDSDCDI, from the exons ATGTTCCAGCTGCCCATCTTGAATTTCAGCCCCCAGCAAGTGGCCGGGGTATGCGAGACCCTGGAAGAGAGCGGCGATGTGGAGCGCCTGGGTCGCTTCCTCTGGTCGCTGCCCGTGGCCCCTGCGGCCTGCGAGGCCCTCAACAAGAATGAGTCGGTGCTGCGCGCAAGAGCCATCGTGGCCTTTCACGGTGGCAACTACCGAGAGCTCTACCATATCCTGGAAAACCACAAGTTCACCAAGGAGTCGCACGCCAAGCTGCAGGCGCTGTGGCTTGAAGCACActaccaggaggctgagaagcTGCGTGGAAGGCCCCTGGGGCCGGTGGACAAGTACCGAGTAAGGAAGAAGTTCCCGCTGCCGCGCACCATTTGGGACGGCGAACAGAAGACACACTGCTTCAAGGAGCGCACGCGGCACCTGCTACGCGAGTGGTACCTGCAGGATCCATACCCTAACCCCAGCAAAAAGCGTGAGCTCGCCCAGGCAACCGGACTGACTCCCACGCAGGTGGGCAACTGGTTCAAAAACCGCCGACAAAGGGACCGAGCGGCTGCAGCCAAGAACAG ACTCCAGCAGCAGGTCCTGTCACAGGGTTCCGGGCGGGCACTACGGGCGGAGGGCGACGGCACGCCAGAGGTGCTTGGCGTCGCCGCCAGCCCGGCCGCCAGTCTATCCAGCAAGGCGGCCACTTCAGCCATCTCCATCACGTCCAGCGACAGCGATTGCGACATCTGA